The following proteins are encoded in a genomic region of Camelus ferus isolate YT-003-E chromosome 8, BCGSAC_Cfer_1.0, whole genome shotgun sequence:
- the TUBE1 gene encoding tubulin epsilon chain isoform X3: MFTRHRGSEGRRPSRYGNGETQVHLRGLLTENLSLNVEKSGATAATGGSSVTYGRPAPSESAVVGGEYEGRRGLPGAAGRPPSGMTQSVVVQVGQCGNQIGCCFWDLALREHAAVNQKGIYDEAISSFFRNVDTRVVGDGGSISKGKICSLKARAVLIDMEEGVVNEILQGPLRDVFDSKQLITDISGSGNNWAVGHKVFGSLYQEQILEKLRKSAEHCDCLQCFFIIHSMGGGTGSGLGTFLLKVLEDEFPEVYRFVTSIYPSGEDDVITSPYNSILAMKELNEHADCVLPIDNQSLFDIISKIELMMNSGKLGTVIKPKSLVTSSAGTSKKRQEKPFDKMNNIVANLLLNLTSSARFEGSLNMDLNEISMNLVPFPQLHYLVSSLTPLYTLADVNIPPRRLDQMFSDAFSKDHQLIRADPKHSLYLACALMVRGNVQISDLRRNIESFCISD; encoded by the exons ATGTTCACAAGGCACCGGGGATCTGAGGGCCGGAGGCCCAGTCGCTATGGTAACGGCGAAACACAAGTGCACTTGCGCGGTCTTCTGACGGAAAATCTTAGCCTGAACGTAGAGAAGAGCGGAGCGACGGCAGCAACTGGCGGCAGCAGCGTGACTTacggccgccccgccccctcggAGAGCGCCGTGGTGGGCGGGGAATACGAAGGCCGGCGCGGGCTCCCGGGTGCAGCGGGAAGGCCGCCCAGCGGCATGACCCAGTCGGTGGTGGTACAGG TCGGCCAGTGCGGAAACCAGATCGGCTGCTGCTTCTGGGACCTGGCGCTGAGGGAGCACGCCGCCGTCAACCAG aaaggaATTTATGATGAGGCAATAAGCAGCTTCTTTAGAAATGTGGATACCAG AGTGGTTGGTGATGGTGGCAGTATTTCCAAGGGGaaaatttgttctttgaaagCACGA gctGTCTTGATTGACATGGAAGAAGGGGTAGTAAATGAAATTCTGCAGGGACCATTGAGAGATGTATTTGATAGCAAGCAGCTCATCACTGATATTTCTGGCTCAGGGAATAATTG ggcTGTGGGTCACAAAGTGTTTGGCAGTCTTTATCAGGAACAGATTTTAGAGAAACTCAGAAAGTCAGCAGAACATTGTGACTGTTTGCAGTGTTTTTTTATAATACATTCCATGGGAGGAG GAACAGGATCTGGACTTGGCACATTTCTTTTAAAGGTGCTTGAGGATGAGTTCCCAGAAGTATACAGATTCGTGACTTCAATTTATCCTTCTGGTGAGGATGATGTCATCACCTCACCTTATAATAGCATCTTGGCAATGAAGGAACTCAATGAGCATGCCGACTGTGTGTTGCCCATTGACAACCAA tcTTTATTTGACATCATTAGCAAAATTGAACTCATGATGAATTCTGGAAAATTGGGTACAGTTATAAAGCCAAAGAGTCTGGTTACTTCAAGTGCTGGGACTTCTAAAAAGAGACAGGAGAAGCCCTTTGATAAAATGAACAACATTGTGGCAAATTTGCTGCTCAACCTAACAAG CTCTGCAAGATTTGAAGGCTCCCTTAATATGGACCTTAATGAAATCAGTATGAATTTAGTTCCCTTTCCTCAACTACATTATCTTGTGTCAAGCCTAACACCTCTGTATACACTGGCAGATGTTAACATTCCTCCTCGAAG ATTGGATCAGATGTTTTCAGATGCCTTTAGTAAAGATCATCAGCTAATTCGGGCTGATCCCAAACACAGTCTCTACCTCGCCTGTGCCCTCATGGTTAGAGGAAATGTACAGATTTCCGATCTTCGcagaaatattgaaag TTTTTGTATCTCAGATTAA
- the CCN6 gene encoding cellular communication network factor 6 isoform X4, with amino-acid sequence MRGPLLSTLLLAALSQFCCRAQGTGLLDTAPEGRPGEASEVHHRKQFCHWPCRCPRQKPSCPPGVSLVRDGCGCCKICAKQPGDTCNEADLCDPHKGLYCDYSADRPRYETGVCAYLVAVGCEFNRVHYHNGQVFQPHPLFSCLCVSGAIGCTPLFIPKLADSHCSGAKGGKKTDQSKCGLASSQQQLSTSYKTMPDACQAFNLLPALWSLNCCLHSSL; translated from the exons ATGCGGGGCCCGCTCCTCTCCACGCTCCTCCTGGCTGCTCTGTCGCAG TTctgctgcagggcccagggtACTGGGCTGCTCGACACGGCACCTGAAGGAAGGCCTGGAGAAGCGTCAGAAGTGCACCATCGTAAACAGTTTTGTCACTGGCCCTGTAGATGCCCTCGTCAGAAGCCCAGTTGCCCTCCTGGAGTGAGCTTGGTGAGAGATGGCTGTGGATGCTGTAAAATCTGTGCTAAGCAACCAGGGGACACCTGCAACGAAGCTGACCTCTGTGACCCCCACAAAGGGCTGTACTGTGACTACTCAGCAGACAGGCCTAGGTACGAGACCGGAGTGTGTGCAT accTTGTAGCTGTGGGATGTGAGTTCAACAGGGTTCATTATCATAATGGCCAAGTGTTCCAGCCCCATCCACTGTTCAGCTGCCTCTGTGTGAGTGGGGCCATTGGATGCACACCTCTGTTCATACCAAAGCTGGCTGACAGTCACTGCTCGGGGGCTAAAGGTGGAAAGAAGACTGATCAATCAAAATGTGGCCTGGCATCGTCACAACAGCAGCTTTCAACAAGCTACAAAACAATGCCAG ATGCGTGCCAGGCTTTTAATCTGCTTCCTGCGCTGTGGTCTTTAAACTGTTGCCTACATTCCAG CTTATAG
- the TUBE1 gene encoding tubulin epsilon chain isoform X1 gives MFTRHRGSEGRRPSRYGNGETQVHLRGLLTENLSLNVEKSGATAATGGSSVTYGRPAPSESAVVGGEYEGRRGLPGAAGRPPSGMTQSVVVQVGQCGNQIGCCFWDLALREHAAVNQKGIYDEAISSFFRNVDTRVVGDGGSISKGKICSLKARAVLIDMEEGVVNEILQGPLRDVFDSKQLITDISGSGNNWAVGHKVFGSLYQEQILEKLRKSAEHCDCLQCFFIIHSMGGGTGSGLGTFLLKVLEDEFPEVYRFVTSIYPSGEDDVITSPYNSILAMKELNEHADCVLPIDNQSLFDIISKIELMMNSGKLGTVIKPKSLVTSSAGTSKKRQEKPFDKMNNIVANLLLNLTSSARFEGSLNMDLNEISMNLVPFPQLHYLVSSLTPLYTLADVNIPPRRLDQMFSDAFSKDHQLIRADPKHSLYLACALMVRGNVQISDLRRNIERLKPSLQFVSWNQEGWKTSLCSVPPVGHTHSLLALANNTCVKPTFIELRERFMRLYKKKAHLHHYLQIEGMEEGCFTEAVSSLSALIQEYNQLDATKSLPVEDIPRLSVAV, from the exons ATGTTCACAAGGCACCGGGGATCTGAGGGCCGGAGGCCCAGTCGCTATGGTAACGGCGAAACACAAGTGCACTTGCGCGGTCTTCTGACGGAAAATCTTAGCCTGAACGTAGAGAAGAGCGGAGCGACGGCAGCAACTGGCGGCAGCAGCGTGACTTacggccgccccgccccctcggAGAGCGCCGTGGTGGGCGGGGAATACGAAGGCCGGCGCGGGCTCCCGGGTGCAGCGGGAAGGCCGCCCAGCGGCATGACCCAGTCGGTGGTGGTACAGG TCGGCCAGTGCGGAAACCAGATCGGCTGCTGCTTCTGGGACCTGGCGCTGAGGGAGCACGCCGCCGTCAACCAG aaaggaATTTATGATGAGGCAATAAGCAGCTTCTTTAGAAATGTGGATACCAG AGTGGTTGGTGATGGTGGCAGTATTTCCAAGGGGaaaatttgttctttgaaagCACGA gctGTCTTGATTGACATGGAAGAAGGGGTAGTAAATGAAATTCTGCAGGGACCATTGAGAGATGTATTTGATAGCAAGCAGCTCATCACTGATATTTCTGGCTCAGGGAATAATTG ggcTGTGGGTCACAAAGTGTTTGGCAGTCTTTATCAGGAACAGATTTTAGAGAAACTCAGAAAGTCAGCAGAACATTGTGACTGTTTGCAGTGTTTTTTTATAATACATTCCATGGGAGGAG GAACAGGATCTGGACTTGGCACATTTCTTTTAAAGGTGCTTGAGGATGAGTTCCCAGAAGTATACAGATTCGTGACTTCAATTTATCCTTCTGGTGAGGATGATGTCATCACCTCACCTTATAATAGCATCTTGGCAATGAAGGAACTCAATGAGCATGCCGACTGTGTGTTGCCCATTGACAACCAA tcTTTATTTGACATCATTAGCAAAATTGAACTCATGATGAATTCTGGAAAATTGGGTACAGTTATAAAGCCAAAGAGTCTGGTTACTTCAAGTGCTGGGACTTCTAAAAAGAGACAGGAGAAGCCCTTTGATAAAATGAACAACATTGTGGCAAATTTGCTGCTCAACCTAACAAG CTCTGCAAGATTTGAAGGCTCCCTTAATATGGACCTTAATGAAATCAGTATGAATTTAGTTCCCTTTCCTCAACTACATTATCTTGTGTCAAGCCTAACACCTCTGTATACACTGGCAGATGTTAACATTCCTCCTCGAAG ATTGGATCAGATGTTTTCAGATGCCTTTAGTAAAGATCATCAGCTAATTCGGGCTGATCCCAAACACAGTCTCTACCTCGCCTGTGCCCTCATGGTTAGAGGAAATGTACAGATTTCCGATCTTCGcagaaatattgaaag ATTAAAGCCTTCTCTACAGTTTGTGTCCTGGAATCAAGAAGGCTGGAAGACCAGCCTGTGCTCGGTACCTCCTGTGGGCCATACCCATTCATTATTAGCTTTAGCAAACAACACATGCGTGAAGCCTACCTTCATAGAACTGAGAGAGAGATTCATGAGGCTCTACAAGAAAAAG GCTCATCTTCATCACTATCTGCAAATTGAAGGGATGGAGGAAGGCTGTTTCACAGAAGCTGTGTCATCTTTATCAGCACTCATACAGGAATATAACCAACTGGATGCCACAAAAAGCCTGCCCGTGGAAGATATACCTAGGCTGAGCGTAGCTGTGTAA
- the FAM229B gene encoding protein FAM229B → MPFRFGTQQRKFPVEGGDSSVGLESGLSSSAACNGKELPPTRQLRRCPGSHCLTITDVPITVYATMRKPPAQSSKEVHPK, encoded by the exons ATGCCTTTTCGGTTTGGGACCCAGCAAAGGAAATTTCCAGTGGAAGGGGGAGATTCTTCAGTTGGGCTGGAATCTGGGCTGAGCTCCAGTGCTGCCTGTAACGGGAAAGAATTGCCACCAACCAG GCAACTCCGAAGATGCCCTGGAAGTCATTGCCTGACAATAACTGATGTTCCCATCACTGTCTATGCAACAATGCGAAAGCCACCTGCACAAAGCAGCAAGGAAGTGCATCCTAAATAG
- the CCN6 gene encoding cellular communication network factor 6 isoform X3, producing MRGPLLSTLLLAALSQFCCRAQGTGLLDTAPEGRPGEASEVHHRKQFCHWPCRCPRQKPSCPPGVSLVRDGCGCCKICAKQPGDTCNEADLCDPHKGLYCDYSADRPRYETGVCAYLVAVGCEFNRVHYHNGQVFQPHPLFSCLCVSGAIGCTPLFIPKLADSHCSGAKGGKKTDQSKCGLASSQQQLSTSYKTMPDACQAFNLLPALWSLNCCLHSRSPKEKHANLLSNSSKLRNLSSLDAQARRVTNPLSVEYAWIRDAVSLTSLK from the exons ATGCGGGGCCCGCTCCTCTCCACGCTCCTCCTGGCTGCTCTGTCGCAG TTctgctgcagggcccagggtACTGGGCTGCTCGACACGGCACCTGAAGGAAGGCCTGGAGAAGCGTCAGAAGTGCACCATCGTAAACAGTTTTGTCACTGGCCCTGTAGATGCCCTCGTCAGAAGCCCAGTTGCCCTCCTGGAGTGAGCTTGGTGAGAGATGGCTGTGGATGCTGTAAAATCTGTGCTAAGCAACCAGGGGACACCTGCAACGAAGCTGACCTCTGTGACCCCCACAAAGGGCTGTACTGTGACTACTCAGCAGACAGGCCTAGGTACGAGACCGGAGTGTGTGCAT accTTGTAGCTGTGGGATGTGAGTTCAACAGGGTTCATTATCATAATGGCCAAGTGTTCCAGCCCCATCCACTGTTCAGCTGCCTCTGTGTGAGTGGGGCCATTGGATGCACACCTCTGTTCATACCAAAGCTGGCTGACAGTCACTGCTCGGGGGCTAAAGGTGGAAAGAAGACTGATCAATCAAAATGTGGCCTGGCATCGTCACAACAGCAGCTTTCAACAAGCTACAAAACAATGCCAG ATGCGTGCCAGGCTTTTAATCTGCTTCCTGCGCTGTGGTCTTTAAACTGTTGCCTACATTCCAG atccCCAAAGGAAAAACATGCCAACCTACTTTCCAACTCTTCAAAGCTGAGAAATTTGTCTTCTCTGGATGCTCAAGCACGCAGAGTTACAAACCCACTTTCTGTGGAGTATGCTTGGATAAGAGATGCTGTGTCCCTAACAAGTCTAAAATGA
- the TUBE1 gene encoding tubulin epsilon chain isoform X2 → MFTRHRGSEGRRPSRYGNGETQVHLRGLLTENLSLNVEKSGATAATGGSSVTYGRPAPSESAVVGGEYEGRRGLPGAAGRPPSGMTQSVVVQVGQCGNQIGCCFWDLALREHAAVNQKGIYDEAISSFFRNVDTRAVGHKVFGSLYQEQILEKLRKSAEHCDCLQCFFIIHSMGGGTGSGLGTFLLKVLEDEFPEVYRFVTSIYPSGEDDVITSPYNSILAMKELNEHADCVLPIDNQSLFDIISKIELMMNSGKLGTVIKPKSLVTSSAGTSKKRQEKPFDKMNNIVANLLLNLTSSARFEGSLNMDLNEISMNLVPFPQLHYLVSSLTPLYTLADVNIPPRRLDQMFSDAFSKDHQLIRADPKHSLYLACALMVRGNVQISDLRRNIERLKPSLQFVSWNQEGWKTSLCSVPPVGHTHSLLALANNTCVKPTFIELRERFMRLYKKKAHLHHYLQIEGMEEGCFTEAVSSLSALIQEYNQLDATKSLPVEDIPRLSVAV, encoded by the exons ATGTTCACAAGGCACCGGGGATCTGAGGGCCGGAGGCCCAGTCGCTATGGTAACGGCGAAACACAAGTGCACTTGCGCGGTCTTCTGACGGAAAATCTTAGCCTGAACGTAGAGAAGAGCGGAGCGACGGCAGCAACTGGCGGCAGCAGCGTGACTTacggccgccccgccccctcggAGAGCGCCGTGGTGGGCGGGGAATACGAAGGCCGGCGCGGGCTCCCGGGTGCAGCGGGAAGGCCGCCCAGCGGCATGACCCAGTCGGTGGTGGTACAGG TCGGCCAGTGCGGAAACCAGATCGGCTGCTGCTTCTGGGACCTGGCGCTGAGGGAGCACGCCGCCGTCAACCAG aaaggaATTTATGATGAGGCAATAAGCAGCTTCTTTAGAAATGTGGATACCAG ggcTGTGGGTCACAAAGTGTTTGGCAGTCTTTATCAGGAACAGATTTTAGAGAAACTCAGAAAGTCAGCAGAACATTGTGACTGTTTGCAGTGTTTTTTTATAATACATTCCATGGGAGGAG GAACAGGATCTGGACTTGGCACATTTCTTTTAAAGGTGCTTGAGGATGAGTTCCCAGAAGTATACAGATTCGTGACTTCAATTTATCCTTCTGGTGAGGATGATGTCATCACCTCACCTTATAATAGCATCTTGGCAATGAAGGAACTCAATGAGCATGCCGACTGTGTGTTGCCCATTGACAACCAA tcTTTATTTGACATCATTAGCAAAATTGAACTCATGATGAATTCTGGAAAATTGGGTACAGTTATAAAGCCAAAGAGTCTGGTTACTTCAAGTGCTGGGACTTCTAAAAAGAGACAGGAGAAGCCCTTTGATAAAATGAACAACATTGTGGCAAATTTGCTGCTCAACCTAACAAG CTCTGCAAGATTTGAAGGCTCCCTTAATATGGACCTTAATGAAATCAGTATGAATTTAGTTCCCTTTCCTCAACTACATTATCTTGTGTCAAGCCTAACACCTCTGTATACACTGGCAGATGTTAACATTCCTCCTCGAAG ATTGGATCAGATGTTTTCAGATGCCTTTAGTAAAGATCATCAGCTAATTCGGGCTGATCCCAAACACAGTCTCTACCTCGCCTGTGCCCTCATGGTTAGAGGAAATGTACAGATTTCCGATCTTCGcagaaatattgaaag ATTAAAGCCTTCTCTACAGTTTGTGTCCTGGAATCAAGAAGGCTGGAAGACCAGCCTGTGCTCGGTACCTCCTGTGGGCCATACCCATTCATTATTAGCTTTAGCAAACAACACATGCGTGAAGCCTACCTTCATAGAACTGAGAGAGAGATTCATGAGGCTCTACAAGAAAAAG GCTCATCTTCATCACTATCTGCAAATTGAAGGGATGGAGGAAGGCTGTTTCACAGAAGCTGTGTCATCTTTATCAGCACTCATACAGGAATATAACCAACTGGATGCCACAAAAAGCCTGCCCGTGGAAGATATACCTAGGCTGAGCGTAGCTGTGTAA
- the CCN6 gene encoding cellular communication network factor 6 isoform X2 codes for MEFCCRAQGTGLLDTAPEGRPGEASEVHHRKQFCHWPCRCPRQKPSCPPGVSLVRDGCGCCKICAKQPGDTCNEADLCDPHKGLYCDYSADRPRYETGVCAYLVAVGCEFNRVHYHNGQVFQPHPLFSCLCVSGAIGCTPLFIPKLADSHCSGAKGGKKTDQSKCGLASSQQQLSTSYKTMPAYRNLPLIWKRKCLVQATKWTPCSRTCGMGISNRVTNENSNCEMRKEKRLCYIQPCDSNISNMVKIPKGKTCQPTFQLFKAEKFVFSGCSSTQSYKPTFCGVCLDKRCCVPNKSKMITIQFDCPNEGSFKWKMRWITSCVCQRNCRDPGDIFSELKIL; via the exons TTctgctgcagggcccagggtACTGGGCTGCTCGACACGGCACCTGAAGGAAGGCCTGGAGAAGCGTCAGAAGTGCACCATCGTAAACAGTTTTGTCACTGGCCCTGTAGATGCCCTCGTCAGAAGCCCAGTTGCCCTCCTGGAGTGAGCTTGGTGAGAGATGGCTGTGGATGCTGTAAAATCTGTGCTAAGCAACCAGGGGACACCTGCAACGAAGCTGACCTCTGTGACCCCCACAAAGGGCTGTACTGTGACTACTCAGCAGACAGGCCTAGGTACGAGACCGGAGTGTGTGCAT accTTGTAGCTGTGGGATGTGAGTTCAACAGGGTTCATTATCATAATGGCCAAGTGTTCCAGCCCCATCCACTGTTCAGCTGCCTCTGTGTGAGTGGGGCCATTGGATGCACACCTCTGTTCATACCAAAGCTGGCTGACAGTCACTGCTCGGGGGCTAAAGGTGGAAAGAAGACTGATCAATCAAAATGTGGCCTGGCATCGTCACAACAGCAGCTTTCAACAAGCTACAAAACAATGCCAG CTTATAGGAATCTCCCActtatatggaaaagaaaatgtcttgtGCAAGCAACAAAGTGGACCCCTTGCTCCAGAACATGTGGGATGGGAATATCTAATAGAGTAACCAATGAAAATAGCAACtgtgaaatgagaaaagagaaaagactgtgCTATATTCAGCCTTGTGACAGCAATATATCAAACATGGTAAAG atccCCAAAGGAAAAACATGCCAACCTACTTTCCAACTCTTCAAAGCTGAGAAATTTGTCTTCTCTGGATGCTCAAGCACGCAGAGTTACAAACCCACTTTCTGTGGAGTATGCTTGGATAAGAGATGCTGTGTCCCTAACAAGTCTAAAATGATTACTATTCAGTTTGATTGCCCAAATGAAGGGTCATTTAAATGGAAGATGCGGTGGATTACATCTTGTGTATGTCAGAGAAACTGTAGAGATCCAGGAGATATATTTTCTGAGCTCAAGATCCTATAA
- the CCN6 gene encoding cellular communication network factor 6 isoform X5, whose amino-acid sequence MRGPLLSTLLLAALSQFCCRAQGTGLLDTAPEGRPGEASEVHHRKQFCHWPCRCPRQKPSCPPGVSLVRDGCGCCKICAKQPGDTCNEADLCDPHKGLYCDYSADRPRYETGVCAYLVAVGCEFNRVHYHNGQVFQPHPLFSCLCMRARLLICFLRCGL is encoded by the exons ATGCGGGGCCCGCTCCTCTCCACGCTCCTCCTGGCTGCTCTGTCGCAG TTctgctgcagggcccagggtACTGGGCTGCTCGACACGGCACCTGAAGGAAGGCCTGGAGAAGCGTCAGAAGTGCACCATCGTAAACAGTTTTGTCACTGGCCCTGTAGATGCCCTCGTCAGAAGCCCAGTTGCCCTCCTGGAGTGAGCTTGGTGAGAGATGGCTGTGGATGCTGTAAAATCTGTGCTAAGCAACCAGGGGACACCTGCAACGAAGCTGACCTCTGTGACCCCCACAAAGGGCTGTACTGTGACTACTCAGCAGACAGGCCTAGGTACGAGACCGGAGTGTGTGCAT accTTGTAGCTGTGGGATGTGAGTTCAACAGGGTTCATTATCATAATGGCCAAGTGTTCCAGCCCCATCCACTGTTCAGCTGCCTCTGT ATGCGTGCCAGGCTTTTAATCTGCTTCCTGCGCTGTGGTCTTTAA
- the CCN6 gene encoding cellular communication network factor 6 isoform X1, which produces MRGPLLSTLLLAALSQFCCRAQGTGLLDTAPEGRPGEASEVHHRKQFCHWPCRCPRQKPSCPPGVSLVRDGCGCCKICAKQPGDTCNEADLCDPHKGLYCDYSADRPRYETGVCAYLVAVGCEFNRVHYHNGQVFQPHPLFSCLCVSGAIGCTPLFIPKLADSHCSGAKGGKKTDQSKCGLASSQQQLSTSYKTMPAYRNLPLIWKRKCLVQATKWTPCSRTCGMGISNRVTNENSNCEMRKEKRLCYIQPCDSNISNMVKIPKGKTCQPTFQLFKAEKFVFSGCSSTQSYKPTFCGVCLDKRCCVPNKSKMITIQFDCPNEGSFKWKMRWITSCVCQRNCRDPGDIFSELKIL; this is translated from the exons ATGCGGGGCCCGCTCCTCTCCACGCTCCTCCTGGCTGCTCTGTCGCAG TTctgctgcagggcccagggtACTGGGCTGCTCGACACGGCACCTGAAGGAAGGCCTGGAGAAGCGTCAGAAGTGCACCATCGTAAACAGTTTTGTCACTGGCCCTGTAGATGCCCTCGTCAGAAGCCCAGTTGCCCTCCTGGAGTGAGCTTGGTGAGAGATGGCTGTGGATGCTGTAAAATCTGTGCTAAGCAACCAGGGGACACCTGCAACGAAGCTGACCTCTGTGACCCCCACAAAGGGCTGTACTGTGACTACTCAGCAGACAGGCCTAGGTACGAGACCGGAGTGTGTGCAT accTTGTAGCTGTGGGATGTGAGTTCAACAGGGTTCATTATCATAATGGCCAAGTGTTCCAGCCCCATCCACTGTTCAGCTGCCTCTGTGTGAGTGGGGCCATTGGATGCACACCTCTGTTCATACCAAAGCTGGCTGACAGTCACTGCTCGGGGGCTAAAGGTGGAAAGAAGACTGATCAATCAAAATGTGGCCTGGCATCGTCACAACAGCAGCTTTCAACAAGCTACAAAACAATGCCAG CTTATAGGAATCTCCCActtatatggaaaagaaaatgtcttgtGCAAGCAACAAAGTGGACCCCTTGCTCCAGAACATGTGGGATGGGAATATCTAATAGAGTAACCAATGAAAATAGCAACtgtgaaatgagaaaagagaaaagactgtgCTATATTCAGCCTTGTGACAGCAATATATCAAACATGGTAAAG atccCCAAAGGAAAAACATGCCAACCTACTTTCCAACTCTTCAAAGCTGAGAAATTTGTCTTCTCTGGATGCTCAAGCACGCAGAGTTACAAACCCACTTTCTGTGGAGTATGCTTGGATAAGAGATGCTGTGTCCCTAACAAGTCTAAAATGATTACTATTCAGTTTGATTGCCCAAATGAAGGGTCATTTAAATGGAAGATGCGGTGGATTACATCTTGTGTATGTCAGAGAAACTGTAGAGATCCAGGAGATATATTTTCTGAGCTCAAGATCCTATAA